A region from the Planctomycetaceae bacterium genome encodes:
- a CDS encoding DUF4434 domain-containing protein, which produces MKFVKMIFGVASAFLIGCCSVSCAEQKHTPISGTFISFTYGLHQNWDQARWSKEFEAMEKLKFDTLIVQAVAKRDPNSGKVISYYRSKAFKIDRLYVDWILSEAEKRGWKVYLGGFSDATGEDANKAKFVELNKRIANELYSAYKSCKSFAGFYISTEPLLNEADNAGEDVIYKVYVKYLKKKYPLKKVIVSPYFITDASARCKKQGMKQWWHNRSPDEMAQQVSAFLKKCPVDIIAIQDSTCWDVTMADLRTYLPKIAESVRLAGKEFWVDMEVFDTRGHTLYEPASINRIMEQIEIEKEYKCVMYCFNWCMDPNGSEETKTLYNQYYDAYFK; this is translated from the coding sequence ATGAAGTTTGTCAAAATGATATTTGGAGTAGCCTCAGCTTTTTTGATTGGTTGTTGTTCAGTGAGTTGCGCAGAGCAAAAACATACGCCAATCAGCGGTACTTTTATTTCTTTTACTTATGGTCTGCACCAAAATTGGGATCAGGCCAGATGGTCTAAAGAGTTTGAGGCGATGGAAAAACTTAAATTCGATACATTAATAGTGCAGGCAGTTGCTAAACGTGACCCTAATTCAGGTAAGGTTATTAGCTATTATAGAAGCAAAGCATTTAAAATAGATCGGCTCTATGTTGATTGGATATTAAGTGAAGCAGAGAAGCGAGGTTGGAAGGTGTATTTGGGGGGATTTTCAGATGCAACTGGTGAAGACGCAAATAAAGCCAAGTTTGTTGAATTAAATAAAAGAATTGCGAATGAGTTATATTCTGCTTACAAATCGTGTAAGTCGTTTGCGGGCTTTTATATCAGCACGGAACCTTTATTGAATGAAGCAGATAATGCCGGAGAGGATGTTATTTATAAGGTTTATGTGAAATATCTTAAAAAAAAATATCCTCTAAAAAAAGTGATAGTGTCTCCATATTTTATTACGGATGCATCTGCTCGTTGTAAAAAGCAGGGCATGAAACAGTGGTGGCATAATAGAAGTCCTGATGAGATGGCACAACAGGTATCTGCGTTCCTCAAGAAATGTCCTGTTGATATTATTGCGATTCAGGACTCAACTTGCTGGGATGTTACAATGGCAGATCTAAGGACATATCTGCCAAAGATTGCCGAAAGTGTGCGTTTGGCAGGAAAAGAGTTTTGGGTCGATATGGAGGTATTTGATACTCGCGGCCACACTCTGTATGAGCCGGCGTCGATTAACCGCATAATGGAGCAAATAGAAATCGAAAAAGAATATAAATGTGTAATGTATTGTTTTAATTGGTGCATGGATCCGAATGGAAGCGAAGAGACAAAGACACTATATAATCA